CAATTACAACATTGTATGGAAACCAACAAATGGCGTAAGTCACTACTAACAAGGTTAATGTAAAAGCTGCTTTACGATCCTTTCTTTGCCGCCCTGAACTTTGTGAAGGTGGCTCAATATTAGCAGGATTCGCACTCGGGTCCTGCGTTGTCCTTCGATTAGGTTGGTGAATAGAAAACACTTGGTTTCTTTGATTTTCATTGCATGGTCCCACTAAAGTGTCTTGAGTGGACATTGGCTCGCTAGGCTGTATTCTTTTAGCTCTTTTACTGATTATAACAAACACTCCGATATTGAAATACGCTAATGCCAACATTGGTACTGAGAATTGTGATACAACCTCATATATTGTATATTTCAAGCTATAATTGGGTGGAAAATCACAATCGATGTTGTAATCGATGTTCCAGTCGTTACTCACCGGCTCCCAAAGTAACACTAATACAAAATAATGGGTGTAGCAAAGCATCCAACTAAGAATTATGATCGTCACAGTTTTACGCCTCGTTTGGTTCTGCACATAACTCTGAATATTCCTCACCATCCACAGCCGATCCCAGCCGATCAAAAGCATCGCAATCATTGATTCTGTACAAGCAGTGAAATCAACAATAACCCAAAATTTGCACAACTTTTCACCAAAAATCCAATCTCCATAATGCCACCATAAATTAAACCATGGTAAAGACACGAGTCCAACCTTCAAGTCGGCTATTGCTAGATTTAAGATGAATAAATTGGCGGGCTTGTGGTTGATGCTTTTATCGCGAAGAAATATGATGATAGTCAGTAAGTTTCCTCCTGAAGTTATCAGCACGTTTATCCACATTAAGACAAATATTACTGGGTGAAGACTGGACACTTGTTCAGTATCGACGAAATCATTCGGCGCATTTATCGTATCTGTATGGTTAATCATCGACATTGTAATGTTTGTCAAAGATTTGTGATTGATACTATAAAATGATATCGATATTATACACTAATGATAAAACGGCGTTAGTTCAGATATACTCAATTCAGTTTTATCAAACGGACAAGCAAAAGACAGCAGCGAGGGCATAGTATGCACCACACACTATTCGTACAGAACATAAGTTCTGCGCATGTACTACTGGCATTACAATAATAGAAATGTTATCTTCATATAGATACCCGGTAGCATAATCATTGAatgttattttacattttaatcATATAACTTTTCATGCTATATAAAAATACACCAATATTGACTGATATTACGCTGTACAAGTTAATAATTGAATGTTATCGTCTATAGATAGCATAAAATCATTGAAtgttattttacataatagaGCATTAATCATTCAATGCTATATAAAAGTATACTAACTTTTCATGCTATATAAAAGTACACCAATAATGACTGATTATGGCGTTGACGTGAAAGTTAACAATTGAATGTTATCGTCCATAGATAGCATAAAATCATTGAAtgttattttacataatagaGCATATAATAATTTAATGCTATATAAAAGTACACCAATATTGACTGATAATTATGAcgtgcaacccagcaaacacaaaacgttttcgacatcattcgcaaaaggttataaaaggttgtcagaaaacgtttaaatgtcgggttatataaagggcatattaagagtataaaacgttttaataaccttaaaaaacattttttgataatctactgctcagcaaacaaaattgttttacagaaaacgtttaaatgtcaggttatataaagggtataaaaacgttttaataacattccaataacatttttttaaaacttgatacaaaacattctaaacagaatgttatttgggggttgaaaaaatatcttgcgaaaaatgtttgcccaaaatatttttaataacgttttaaaaacgttttcatgacctttatataacccgacatttaaatgttattaaaaggttttgaaaaaaaaaacattttaagaacatttctgtgtttgctgggttcaaatattttaacataatgatatttcagtattgacacaatatttggcaaaaatgtttgcaaaaatagtttacgataacattttttgaaaacatttaaaaatattgttgtagtgtgttttcatacaaaacgttttaaaacgttttcatgaccttcatataacccgacattttaatgttattaaaacgtttttacctaaaccaaaagccaaaatataacttatttaaaacgtttgtatttgctgggatctTTCATAGACAGCATTTCATTATggaatgctatcttccgtaggcAATAtctaatcattgaatgctatcttccgtagacagtATCATTTGAATACAATTTTCCGTATATAGCATTTAATCGTTGAATGCAATTTTCCATAtgtagcatttaatcattgaatgatatcttccgtagacagcatttgatcatttaatgctatcttccgtagacagcatttaagggccaagtggacttacggtcttcttgcgctcaggtcttcatttgtaaCAAAAGAACTGCGTTACATCTTTGACTGTGTGACATTGgtccatttttaaaaatcatttctaTATATTATACTCTGGAATCAACACAAGATGTTACAATGATATCaattagcacaattttgaaatacCGAAGCTTTAATCGAATGCTGATATTTTTCTGCGACCAATTATCGTCGTAAGTGTTTTGTTAAGTGGTTTTGTTATGGAGTATagaagtaaacatggtaaaggccaTAGAAATGATAGATTGATAAGGTATAGGTCAATATAAATCTCTTCGTTCGCAATATAATTATaagtttttgttttcatttgatgTCAAATTCGAGAAATAAGCCAACTGGTATCGTTACGTGTTTTAACCGAGTTtgaaactttgaaataattatatcctTAATCCGAGCTTTTCAAAATTTGCTTCTCATATCCATGGTACACCTTGCATAGATTTTAATTTCTCGATTTGCAAAATAAGTCActcaaaatttcataaaataaaatgtctGTCGGTCTGTCgtaaaaataattgttttctgCACTATTCATGTCGATTGGCTGATTTGGCTGTAGTTTAATGACAATATAAATGGGTTAAAAGGCGTTTAAAGTCCTAGAAATTTCTGTATAGTTTTCTGCATCATGCGTGTTGATTGATTTGAGTGTAGTTTAatggtaatgggctattccatttaaaatccacactacccctgtggaagatttagctaaagtctgccacagagggagtatgagttttgaatagaatgagacaattgggtaacttccatttgaaatactcattctAGTTGTGAAAGTATAAGTAAAgacataatacagagggagtatgggttgcAAAATGAtgaaccctgaccaattacatgtgaaaaacatactcccactgtgaaagatatttccaaaatcttccacaggggtagtgtggatttcaactggaatagcccaatgtgaggAAAAGTCGTAAGAAAAAGCTGTACAACCAAATAGATACCGACGAGAACAGAAAAGACTAACAGGGTcgtgaattttttttattattacatcttgattgtttttgctttgttttgtttttttggtaaaAAGACATTTCCTGTTTTAACATCAATATTAGCCATACATGCATTGACCGTCATATGATAAACAATTGCAACAAATGCACAACTACCCAATACAATTGAATTGAGAAAAAGCATTTTCCTATTTTCTTTTTCAAACCAGCACAAAGGTATTTTTCACAACTTCTTTGATTTTAATTATTGCGCTTAATCAAATCTGTGGATTCTGGCTGTGATGGATAATGTAAAATGTAGGCTGATAAGTGCCTGTGACTGCGGTccagggctgatattcataaaaccacgctaggcctagttgacagctaaaattgactttagcaagctgctaagcctagctgattgctaattcttattcataaaacccagttagagttagcaacattctaaaattttgccaaaacttagagttgatctggggcagcgctaagtcactagttgacaactagtcttaatgattttgaactaagtttgacatgatttattgttttaatttcatattaactgttgtcaattatgaaaaataatgttctcagaatattctgtttctgaggtcttcagtgtgttttacacataagaaactgtcttaaaaacacacaacaaatttagggtgaatgaataaacattgaactaagccagtattgtttaaccaaatttgcacaagaaaaatgattatgattatgatatactgcaagtaatctttagttaagcagatatgttcaatcgaagcaattctgttcaattgtttgatacgtaaaatatatattttggagacatgttaccaatgttctctttggtaaagatgcatgacttattttcaataacaaattatatgtcaattt
Above is a window of Amphiura filiformis chromosome 7, Afil_fr2py, whole genome shotgun sequence DNA encoding:
- the LOC140156393 gene encoding histamine H3 receptor-like; the protein is MSMINHTDTINAPNDFVDTEQVSSLHPVIFVLMWINVLITSGGNLLTIIIFLRDKSINHKPANLFILNLAIADLKVGLVSLPWFNLWWHYGDWIFGEKLCKFWVIVDFTACTESMIAMLLIGWDRLWMVRNIQSYVQNQTRRKTVTIIILSWMLCYTHYFVLVLLWEPVSNDWNIDYNIDCDFPPNYSLKYTIYEVVSQFSVPMLALAYFNIGVFVIISKRAKRIQPSEPMSTQDTLVGPCNENQRNQVFSIHQPNRRTTQDPSANPANIEPPSQSSGRQRKDRKAAFTLTLLVVTYAICWFPYNVVIVLETLSKDNVATWVASFTEYLLWLNSAVNPFLYVATNRQFRNHLKRTFHCETAV